In a genomic window of Aeromonas veronii:
- a CDS encoding Rrf2 family transcriptional regulator → MQLTRFTDYALRTLTFLAVQPGDRLSTITEVADTFGISRNHVVKIVHQLGIKGYIETVRGKHGGIRLGRSAVSINLRDVVMDMEHVLCPVDCKRENCRLSGGCRIQGILRRAMNAFLEVLGEYTLADAVRDPNRLCHLLGIEQETIVTMA, encoded by the coding sequence ATGCAATTGACACGATTTACCGACTACGCCCTGCGTACCCTGACCTTCCTGGCGGTTCAGCCGGGCGATCGTTTGTCGACCATTACCGAAGTGGCCGATACCTTCGGCATCTCTCGCAACCATGTGGTCAAAATTGTGCACCAGCTTGGCATCAAGGGGTACATCGAGACGGTACGCGGCAAGCACGGCGGCATCCGCCTCGGTCGCTCTGCGGTCTCCATCAATTTGCGGGATGTGGTGATGGACATGGAGCATGTGCTCTGTCCGGTCGACTGCAAACGCGAGAACTGCCGTCTCTCCGGCGGCTGCCGCATTCAGGGCATCCTGCGCCGCGCCATGAACGCCTTCCTCGAAGTGCTGGGCGAGTACACGCTAGCCGATGCGGTGCGCGATCCCAACCGTCTCTGCCACCTGCTGGGTATCGAGCAAGAGACTATTGTGACCATGGCCTGA